DNA from Hippoglossus hippoglossus isolate fHipHip1 chromosome 1, fHipHip1.pri, whole genome shotgun sequence:
cagaaaaggatGATTATTATACTCAGTGATTTCAGAAGTGGAgactttgacattttctgtcatgttaTCATAAAATCATGATATAGAATAGTGGCCTTTTACAGCATGAACAAACTGTACTCACTTTGACATCATCCTGTCGACCACTTTCTTCACCCAGGGAGCCTTGGGGTCAAGGCACACTTCCTCTCCGGTATTCTTCAGAGTGGCACTGCAACACCAAACAAGAGATTCAGTTAGAATGAGTCAACTCGTGCCAAAAGCAAATGACAACAACCAACATCATCGCATCATATCTAGAAGGAATGCAGGCTTTGAAATAAGGTCTTACATGATCTCAGTTTCCTTGCAGTGAGAGTTGCCAGAGATGATTTCCACCTTCTCAATGAAGCGGCCGATGTGTTTGCTCTCTGTCTTGATGCAGCGGCAGTGCAGCTCCACTCCCAGGCTTCTCAGGCTCATCCCTGTCAGGAGGAAGGAGTCACATAGGGTCACTAAATGCAACAGTGTTTGCTGGTCTACCTCTACATGCATTGAGAAAAAGAGGGCAAGAAAGTTAGTGAATAACAAAATAGTCTTACCTTCACTGATGGCCAGAGAGGCCAGGAGCACCATTGCAGCAACGACGATGACTCTGCTGCTCATCATTTTTGCCCTTAGTACAATTCTGTTCgagtattaaaatgtaaaaaatgtcctTCAGAAAGCTCTCTAACGAAGAGTGCAGTGCAGTAAAAAGTTGAAAAGTTAAGAGTTTTTTTCCAGCTTTTGCCtcagttcagtttattttctcctctACTTTTCCTTTTCTGCTTTCAGTTCAGCTGCTTCCTTGCTCTGCTGTTTGAATCTAGCGCTGAGG
Protein-coding regions in this window:
- the LOC117770850 gene encoding interleukin-8-like isoform X2, translated to MMSSRVIVVAAMVLLASLAISEGMSLRSLGVELHCRCIKTESKHIGRFIEKVEIISGNSHCKETEIIATLKNTGEEVCLDPKAPWVKKVVDRMMSKRR
- the LOC117770850 gene encoding interleukin-8-like isoform X1; amino-acid sequence: MMSSRVIVVAAMVLLASLAISEGMSLRSLGVELHCRCIKTESKHIGRFIEKVEIISGNSHCKETEIIATLKNTGEEVCLDPKAPWVKKVVDRMMSNRRR